The proteins below are encoded in one region of Lytechinus pictus isolate F3 Inbred chromosome 11, Lp3.0, whole genome shotgun sequence:
- the LOC129271586 gene encoding zinc finger protein 367-like, translating to MANVLKNSPYKIMPNTEIRSPVRPPKLSLTPLSPVSPGICYFYPWKWSESAGNVELSPSASSSSCGGSPPVERGSSRGRPRAETVAELQKAGSSEIRRDVIQCIICDRIFPREKSLTAHLRTHTGERPYKCDYPNCNRAFVQSGQLKTHQRLHTGEKPFACSVPGCQSRFTHANRHCPEHPYAGLRRETTQVQVEEVVRTDENSEEVAEWLQRYQKRQVEATLYSSSSPLMRTPTSRRPRDTNTRKRLRTESVESSDAGEETTPKRGRRPMVRQLIREQQQEHKDKLLGAMALIELAQNTFGNSQSISEN from the exons ATGGCTAACGTTTTGAAGAATTCGCCGTATAAGATCATGCCTAACACTGAAATTCGATCACCAGTTCGACCACCAAAATTATCGTTGACGCCTTTAAGTCCTGTGAGTCCTGGAATCTGCTACTTTTATCCCTGGAAATGGTCGGAGAGTGCAGGGAACGTCGAGCTCAGCCCATCTGCCAGCAGCAGTTCTTGCGGTGGCTCCCCGCCCGTCGAACGAGGGTCAAGTAGGGGGAGACCGAGGGCAGAGACGGTGGCAGAGTTGCAGAAGGCAGGGAGCAGTGAAATCCGTCGAGATGTCATTCAGTGTATTATTTGCGATCGGATCTTTCCCCGAGAAAAGTCATTAACAGCACACCTTCGAACGCATACAG GAGAACGTCCATATAAGTGTGACTATCCAAACTGCAACCGAGCTTTTGTTCAGAGCGGTCAGTTGAAGACCCATCAGAGATTACATACAGGAGAGAAACCTTTCGCTTGCTCAGTTCCAG GTTGTCAATCCAGATTCACACATGCAAACAGACATTGTCCGGAGCATCCATATGCCGGCCTTCGTCGAGAGACAACCCAAGTACAGGTGGAAGAAGTCGTCAGGACCGATGAGAACAGTGAAGAAGTTGCCGAATGGTTACAGAG GTATCAAAAGAGACAAGTAGAAGCCACTCTTTACAGTTCATCAAGCCCACTCATGAGAACACCTACATCCAGACGACCCAGGGATACAAACACTCGTAAGAGGCTCAGGACCGAGAGCGTAGAATCTAGTGACGCGGGCGAGGAGACAACACCAAAGCGTGGACGGAGACCGATGGTGAGGCAGCTCATACGAGAACAACAACAAGAGCATAAGGACAAATTATTAGGGGCTATGGCCCTAATTGAGCTCGCACAAAATACATTTGGAAACTCACAGTCGATCTCTGAAAACTAG